From Sediminispirochaeta bajacaliforniensis DSM 16054:
CGCCGCGGTTATCGTCCGCTGGTCGGTCCTGCTCCGATTCGGGAGAATGTTGCCGCTTCGCTTCTGCAATGGTACCGCATAGAACGTGGTCCTTTTTCCCTCTTTGTCGATCCCATGTGCGGATCAGGAACCTTTCCTATTGAAGCTTGGGCAATGGCCGCCCGCTTTCCTCTTGCCGGCCACCGCCGTTTTTCCATCTTTTTGTGGCCGGTTTTTTCCAAGGCTGCATGGAACTGGGAAGCGCAACGACTTTATGACGAGGCAGATACCACCGCGACGGATGAACCGTTATTCTGGGGCTGTGATAGGGACCAGAAGATGGTGCACATCAGCAAGTTGAATGGAGAGCGGGCCGGGGCTGCCGGGAATGTAGGTTTCTTGCATGAGGAGTTTTTTCATCTTAGCCCCCAGTCCCTTTTTTCTTCAAATCACTTATCTCGGATCGGAGGGAAAGGAGGGGCCCTCTTGGCCATCAATCCTCCCTACGGTGTGAGATTGAAGGGAGGTGATAATCTGTTTGTGCGTATTATCGATAGAAAAGAGCAGGTATGGGAGGGGTGGGACCTTCTCCTTCTTGCCCCCCGTTCTCTCTCTCTGCCTTCCGGGAAAAAGAGCATAGATTTCGAGAACGGCGGAATCCCGATGAAGTGTATACTTTTCTAAGCATCTATGCCGAAGACCGTTCTTACCAGTGCTGCCAGGGCAAAACTAATGGCGGCAACACCAAAGCTTAAAGAGATCATCTCAAGAAAGCGGCGCCGGAATGGAAGCTCCTTCGCCACCGAGATGTAGAAGGTAAAGCCGAGAATAATAAGTGCCGCCACCAGCAGTGTTACTCCAAGACTTACATAGCTGTTCGAGAAGATGAAAAAGGGAAGAATCAGCAGCGTCACTGTCACAATGTAGGCGATACCCGTATAAACGGCAGAGGTTAATGCCTTTTCATGATTACCTTCGGACTGATTGGAAAGATATTCGCTTGCCGCCATTGAAAAGGAAGCGGCAATTCCGGTAATAAGACCTGCAGCTGCAATCATGCTTCCGTTTCGAAAGGCGAAGGTAAGACCGGCCAAGGCCCCGGTCAGTTCGACCAATGCATCATTAAGCCCCAGCACGATGGAGCCGACATAATCCAATCGTTGTTCATTCAAGAGCCGTAACAGTTCTGCTTCGTGCCGCTCTTCATCGTCTACAATATTTTTTGCTTCAGGAACCGTTTCGGCCAACTTGGTGTAAGC
This genomic window contains:
- a CDS encoding VIT1/CCC1 transporter family protein, with the protein product MDMIAEMQRNEITEYEVYRKIAKREKDPENQKVLLRIAEEEKRHHDIWARYTGGNAKPKRFKVWFFPFLARLLGLTFAVKLMELGESSAVQAYTKLAETVPEAKNIVDDEERHEAELLRLLNEQRLDYVGSIVLGLNDALVELTGALAGLTFAFRNGSMIAAAGLITGIAASFSMAASEYLSNQSEGNHEKALTSAVYTGIAYIVTVTLLILPFFIFSNSYVSLGVTLLVAALIILGFTFYISVAKELPFRRRFLEMISLSFGVAAISFALAALVRTVFGIDA
- a CDS encoding THUMP domain-containing class I SAM-dependent RNA methyltransferase, which translates into the protein MSPQNEREAFRGLAVKRRGTKPWARDLKRYIRGPRHRWIVTAPFSFRPSLRRELEELALQSIEKHGAGFCFEARISEIYSVLMRLQCASRLFLLVDSFRAGAAEELYRRIVTIPWELLLHDGIALSVHVSLRRCRIEHEGAAEHTLYQALERRAEEAGVFLSVSTDAPSQMIELFGEDNHFELRLDACGDQLYRRGYRPLVGPAPIRENVAASLLQWYRIERGPFSLFVDPMCGSGTFPIEAWAMAARFPLAGHRRFSIFLWPVFSKAAWNWEAQRLYDEADTTATDEPLFWGCDRDQKMVHISKLNGERAGAAGNVGFLHEEFFHLSPQSLFSSNHLSRIGGKGGALLAINPPYGVRLKGGDNLFVRIIDRKEQVWEGWDLLLLAPRSLSLPSGKKSIDFENGGIPMKCILF